One window from the genome of Streptococcus parasanguinis encodes:
- a CDS encoding VanZ family protein produces the protein MRNLKRGLMDHTELTKRGRRLLRSGSFFYFILLCLMCFLPQQPEPGMETPGIQHFGRIVVLLVPFNSVMNLGQITSALQLIKVILQNIANIFLLSPLVFQLLWLWPWLRSRKRVLCFGFAMSLWIECSQVLLDLLFDANRVFELDDLWTNTLGAYLAYLGFQYFRARLLAKNGKM, from the coding sequence ATGCGCAACCTTAAACGAGGGCTGATGGATCATACAGAGCTAACAAAAAGAGGAAGAAGGCTGTTACGGAGTGGCAGCTTCTTCTATTTTATCCTCTTGTGTCTGATGTGTTTTTTGCCCCAACAGCCAGAGCCAGGTATGGAAACACCGGGTATTCAACATTTCGGTCGCATCGTCGTCCTGCTGGTTCCTTTTAATTCGGTGATGAATCTTGGTCAGATCACCAGTGCCCTCCAACTCATTAAGGTCATTCTCCAAAACATAGCCAATATCTTTTTATTAAGCCCGCTGGTCTTTCAACTTCTCTGGCTATGGCCCTGGTTAAGGAGTCGCAAACGGGTCTTGTGCTTCGGCTTTGCGATGAGTTTGTGGATTGAATGCAGTCAAGTTCTGTTAGATCTCTTGTTTGATGCCAATCGTGTCTTCGAGCTAGATGATTTGTGGACCAATACCTTAGGAGCTTATCTGGCTTATTTAGGCTTTCAGTATTTCAGAGCACGGTTGCTAGCAAAAAATGGGAAAATGTAA
- the coaD gene encoding pantetheine-phosphate adenylyltransferase gives MSDRSGLFTGSFDPITIGHVQLIERASRLFDRVYVGIFYNSEKVGLFSIEQRVRMVEGALAHLENVEIVTSTQELAVTVARNLGVITLIRGLRNAQDLVYEANMDYFNHQLAPELETVYLYAQPPYQAISSTRIRELLAFQQDISPYVPESVMEEIKDDTSE, from the coding sequence ATGTCAGATAGAAGTGGATTGTTTACAGGATCGTTTGATCCGATTACCATTGGGCATGTGCAATTGATCGAGCGAGCTAGTCGCTTGTTTGACCGTGTCTATGTAGGAATTTTTTATAATTCGGAAAAAGTCGGACTCTTTTCTATTGAGCAGCGCGTGCGCATGGTAGAAGGGGCCTTGGCTCATTTGGAAAATGTTGAAATTGTGACGTCAACTCAAGAGTTGGCTGTGACAGTGGCGCGCAATCTTGGGGTCATTACCTTGATCCGGGGCTTGCGCAATGCACAGGATCTGGTATACGAAGCCAATATGGATTATTTTAACCACCAGTTGGCGCCTGAATTGGAGACGGTTTATCTCTACGCCCAGCCTCCTTACCAGGCCATTAGTTCAACCCGTATTCGAGAGTTGCTGGCTTTTCAGCAGGATATCTCACCTTATGTCCCAGAGAGTGTAATGGAGGAAATCAAAGATGACACAAGCGAATAA
- a CDS encoding SepM family pheromone-processing serine protease translates to MTQANKPSLPTKKKKGRLKEYRWPIAGVLFLLLLLAAFVIRLPYYIEMPGTAEDIRSVMTVDGKADTKSGSYDFVTVAVKEATPADLIYAWATPFTDIYSAKDMTGGSSSQEFTRINQFYMETSQNMAIYQGLKTAGKETQMDFLGVYVMQVADDSTFKGILNIADTVTGVNGKTFKSSKELIDYVGSQKIGDPVSVTYIEDGQTKTADGKIIKLSNGKNGIGISLIDRTEAKGDVPVQFATQGIGGPSAGMMFSLAIYTQVADPDLRQGRHIAGTGTINQDGTVGDIGGIDKKVVAADKEGAEIFFAPNNPVSKEEKKANPKAKSNYETAKEAAKQIHSKMKIVPVKTLQDAIDYLKKN, encoded by the coding sequence ATGACACAAGCGAATAAACCAAGCTTGCCTACAAAAAAGAAAAAAGGACGATTGAAAGAATACCGATGGCCGATTGCAGGCGTTCTTTTCTTGCTCCTCTTGCTAGCTGCCTTTGTGATTCGCCTTCCCTATTATATTGAGATGCCAGGAACGGCAGAAGACATTCGATCGGTCATGACAGTCGATGGAAAAGCGGATACCAAGTCAGGATCCTATGACTTTGTAACCGTGGCAGTGAAAGAAGCGACCCCGGCTGATTTGATCTATGCTTGGGCGACACCTTTTACAGATATCTACTCTGCCAAGGATATGACAGGTGGTAGTTCGAGCCAAGAATTTACGCGGATTAACCAATTCTATATGGAAACCTCGCAAAATATGGCTATCTACCAAGGGTTAAAGACAGCTGGAAAAGAAACCCAGATGGACTTTCTTGGTGTTTATGTCATGCAAGTGGCAGATGATTCGACCTTTAAGGGAATCTTGAACATTGCGGATACCGTCACCGGTGTGAATGGCAAGACCTTTAAGAGTTCCAAAGAATTGATTGATTATGTTGGTTCTCAAAAAATTGGCGATCCCGTTTCAGTGACCTATATTGAGGATGGACAAACCAAGACAGCAGATGGGAAGATCATCAAATTGTCCAACGGGAAAAACGGAATCGGAATTAGCCTGATCGACCGGACTGAAGCCAAAGGCGATGTTCCTGTCCAATTTGCGACTCAAGGGATTGGTGGACCAAGTGCCGGCATGATGTTTAGCCTAGCTATCTACACCCAAGTGGCTGATCCAGATCTTCGTCAGGGACGCCATATTGCAGGGACAGGAACCATTAACCAAGATGGAACGGTTGGCGATATCGGTGGGATTGACAAGAAAGTCGTCGCAGCCGATAAAGAAGGAGCAGAAATTTTCTTTGCCCCTAATAACCCTGTTTCCAAAGAAGAAAAGAAAGCCAATCCCAAGGCCAAATCAAACTATGAAACAGCTAAAGAAGCAGCGAAACAAATTCATTCGAAGATGAAAATTGTACCCGTCAAAACCTTGCAGGATGCCATCGATTATTTGAAAAAGAATTAG
- a CDS encoding response regulator transcription factor → MYAIMIVEDEELIRQGLTSLVDYEQFGMIVINQAENGREAWEKFQDQPADILLTDINMPQMNGLDLAHLVKEQSPSCHIIFLTGYDDFEFARKAIKLGADDYLLKPFSKDDIEEMLAKVKGKLDQERKKAQVEDLVSHGYSTDLEEAIHARLADSQLTLKDLAYQLGFSASYLSVLIKKKLGLPFQDYLIQERMKKAQLLLLTTDLKIYEIADQVGFEDMNYFSQRFKQVVGVTPRQYKKGEHE, encoded by the coding sequence ATGTATGCGATCATGATTGTGGAAGATGAAGAGCTTATCCGGCAGGGTCTGACTTCCTTAGTAGATTATGAACAGTTTGGAATGATCGTCATCAACCAGGCAGAAAATGGCCGTGAGGCCTGGGAGAAGTTTCAAGATCAACCAGCCGATATCCTTCTAACTGATATCAATATGCCACAAATGAACGGCTTGGATCTGGCCCATCTCGTCAAAGAGCAGTCTCCGTCTTGTCATATCATTTTTTTGACAGGTTATGATGACTTTGAGTTTGCGAGAAAAGCCATCAAGTTAGGTGCAGATGATTATTTGCTGAAGCCTTTTTCAAAAGATGATATTGAAGAGATGTTAGCAAAGGTGAAGGGAAAACTCGATCAAGAGCGAAAAAAGGCGCAAGTCGAAGATTTGGTCAGTCATGGTTATTCGACAGACTTGGAAGAAGCCATTCATGCTCGTTTAGCAGATTCCCAGTTAACCCTAAAGGATTTGGCCTATCAACTTGGTTTTAGTGCCTCTTATCTAAGTGTATTGATCAAGAAAAAATTGGGACTCCCCTTCCAAGACTACCTCATTCAAGAGCGAATGAAGAAGGCTCAACTCTTGCTTCTCACGACGGATTTAAAGATTTATGAGATCGCCGATCAGGTGGGTTTTGAAGATATGAACTATTTTTCTCAACGCTTTAAGCAGGTTGTTGGGGTGACACCAAGGCAGTACAAAAAAGGAGAGCATGAATGA
- the msrB gene encoding peptide-methionine (R)-S-oxide reductase MsrB, translating to METKWKVFAILLIGLLSIGFFFFSKGSNGMDQSETSTEMIKKASMSQTPVAKKETKETVDPKDQREIYLAGGCFWGVEEYFSRVPGVIDAVSGYANGKGETTKYELVPQTGHAETVHITYNVKKVSLKELLLHYFRIIDPTSKNRQGNDQGTQYRTGVYYVSQEDLPTINQVFEEEAKKYDKPLAVEKEPLTNFIKAEDYHQDYLKKHPNGYCHIDVNQASYPVIDASRYSKPSDEEIKKKLSPEEYAVTQKNDTERAFSNRYWDQFDAGIYVDVVTGEPLFSSKDKFDSGCGWPSFSRPISPDVAIYKEDKSFNMTRTEVRSRVGNSHLGHVFTDGPKEKGGLRYCINSLSITFIPKAEMKEKGYGYLLDYV from the coding sequence ATGGAAACAAAGTGGAAAGTGTTTGCTATCCTTCTCATTGGCTTATTATCTATTGGTTTCTTTTTCTTTAGTAAGGGATCAAACGGAATGGATCAATCAGAAACAAGCACTGAGATGATCAAAAAAGCGTCCATGAGTCAGACTCCAGTAGCCAAAAAGGAAACAAAGGAAACGGTTGATCCAAAGGATCAGCGTGAAATTTATTTGGCTGGTGGTTGCTTCTGGGGCGTAGAGGAATATTTCTCCCGTGTTCCAGGTGTGATTGATGCCGTATCAGGATATGCCAATGGAAAGGGAGAAACGACCAAGTATGAATTAGTCCCTCAAACAGGGCATGCCGAAACAGTTCACATCACCTACAATGTCAAGAAGGTATCTCTGAAAGAATTGCTCCTGCATTATTTCCGGATTATCGACCCAACGTCGAAGAATCGACAAGGAAATGATCAAGGAACACAATACCGAACAGGTGTCTATTATGTCTCTCAAGAAGACCTTCCAACTATTAACCAAGTCTTTGAAGAAGAAGCAAAAAAATACGACAAACCGTTAGCAGTGGAAAAAGAGCCACTGACCAATTTCATCAAGGCTGAGGACTACCACCAGGATTATCTAAAGAAACATCCGAATGGGTACTGCCATATCGATGTCAATCAGGCATCTTATCCTGTTATAGATGCTAGTCGCTACTCCAAGCCAAGCGATGAGGAGATCAAAAAGAAGTTATCTCCTGAAGAGTATGCGGTGACACAAAAAAATGATACCGAACGGGCCTTCTCCAATCGTTACTGGGATCAGTTTGATGCCGGTATTTATGTAGATGTCGTGACCGGTGAACCTCTCTTTTCCTCTAAGGATAAATTTGATTCGGGTTGTGGTTGGCCAAGTTTCAGTCGGCCTATTAGTCCTGATGTGGCCATCTATAAGGAGGATAAGAGTTTCAATATGACTCGGACAGAAGTTCGGAGCCGTGTAGGAAATTCTCATCTGGGCCATGTTTTTACCGATGGTCCTAAGGAAAAAGGTGGCCTTCGCTATTGCATCAATAGTTTGTCTATTACCTTCATTCCCAAAGCAGAAATGAAAGAAAAGGGCTACGGTTATTTATTGGACTATGTCTGA
- a CDS encoding YutD family protein, producing the protein MRKEIDPELYNYNKFPGPVFRQVGDQILSENLSFELLKNEKEAFDATVFGQRFSEILTKFDYIVGDWSNEQLRLRGFYKEERDVATMDKLSRLDDYLLEYCSYGCAYFVLENKEPHRASFDKKSPVKKAQSEEREPKKRSRNRKQKDRFQKRERDKGQSTNNSKKTRPSAETKKTTKTNNKRHFVIRQKEE; encoded by the coding sequence ATGCGAAAAGAGATTGACCCTGAATTATATAATTACAATAAATTTCCTGGACCTGTGTTTCGTCAGGTAGGAGACCAGATCCTTTCAGAAAACCTCTCCTTTGAGTTGTTAAAAAATGAAAAAGAAGCATTTGATGCGACTGTTTTTGGTCAGAGATTTTCTGAGATTTTAACCAAGTTTGATTACATTGTTGGTGATTGGAGCAATGAGCAGTTGCGCTTGCGTGGCTTTTATAAGGAAGAGCGCGATGTTGCAACGATGGATAAATTAAGTCGCTTAGACGATTATTTGTTAGAATATTGTAGCTATGGTTGTGCTTATTTTGTCCTTGAAAATAAGGAGCCCCATCGTGCTTCCTTTGATAAGAAATCACCGGTCAAAAAAGCTCAATCAGAAGAAAGAGAGCCTAAGAAGCGTTCGCGCAATCGCAAACAAAAAGATCGTTTCCAAAAACGAGAACGCGACAAGGGACAGTCAACGAATAACTCGAAAAAAACAAGACCGTCTGCTGAAACTAAAAAAACAACGAAGACGAACAACAAACGTCATTTTGTGATTCGTCAAAAAGAGGAGTAA
- the asnA gene encoding aspartate--ammonia ligase codes for MKKSFIHQQKEISFVKTTFTQYLKDKLDIIEVQGPILSKVGDGMQDNLSGIEHPVSVKVLQIPDETYEVVHSLAKWKRHTLARFGFGEGEGLFVHMKALRPDEDSLDAIHSVYVDQWDWEKVIPNGQRNIAYLKETVEKIYKAIRLTELAVEARYDIESVLPKQITFVHTEELVERYPDLTPKERENAIAKEFGAVFLIGIGGELADGKPHDGRAPDYDDWTTESENGYKGLNGDILVWNDVLGSAFELSSMGIRVDEDTLRRQVAITGDEDRLQLEWHKALLNGLFPLTIGGGIGQSRLAMFLLRKKHIGEVQTSVWPQSVRDEYENIL; via the coding sequence ATGAAAAAAAGTTTTATACATCAACAAAAAGAAATTTCGTTTGTTAAAACGACGTTTACGCAGTATTTAAAAGATAAATTGGATATCATTGAAGTCCAAGGGCCAATTTTGAGTAAGGTAGGAGACGGGATGCAGGATAACCTTTCTGGGATTGAACATCCGGTATCTGTAAAGGTCCTTCAAATTCCTGATGAGACTTATGAAGTCGTGCATTCACTCGCAAAATGGAAACGCCATACCTTGGCACGTTTTGGTTTTGGCGAAGGAGAAGGTCTCTTTGTCCATATGAAGGCTCTTCGTCCAGATGAAGATTCGCTAGACGCTATCCACTCTGTTTATGTAGACCAATGGGACTGGGAAAAAGTCATCCCAAATGGTCAACGCAATATCGCCTACCTCAAAGAAACGGTTGAAAAAATCTACAAGGCGATTCGTTTAACAGAACTAGCAGTAGAAGCGCGCTATGACATTGAGTCAGTTCTTCCAAAACAAATTACCTTCGTTCACACAGAAGAGTTGGTGGAACGCTATCCAGATTTAACTCCAAAAGAGCGTGAAAATGCCATTGCCAAAGAATTCGGAGCCGTTTTCTTGATCGGGATTGGTGGAGAGCTTGCAGATGGCAAACCACACGATGGCCGTGCACCTGACTACGATGACTGGACAACAGAGTCTGAAAATGGCTACAAGGGCTTGAATGGTGATATCCTCGTCTGGAATGACGTTCTAGGTTCAGCCTTTGAGTTGTCTTCAATGGGGATCCGTGTCGATGAAGATACGCTTCGCCGTCAAGTTGCGATTACAGGGGACGAGGATCGTCTCCAATTAGAGTGGCACAAAGCTTTATTAAATGGTCTTTTCCCACTCACGATTGGTGGAGGGATCGGGCAATCTCGTTTGGCTATGTTCTTGCTTCGTAAGAAACATATCGGTGAAGTCCAAACCAGTGTCTGGCCTCAATCTGTCCGCGATGAATATGAAAATATTCTATAA
- a CDS encoding cache domain-containing sensor histidine kinase: MKRYPLLIQLVLYFFLFILLLFGLIGSLYYQTSSGTIRQQTERTTRNSIDQSSQFITSYLKKLKQTTTVLSKEQAVRQFAQDKSENQETVQHLMRTMIETDPDLVSAVLVTKDGRLVATDSKISMQTSSDMMNESWYQEAIKERAMPVLTPARKESLTSEKEKWVVSITQEVVDQTGQNLGVVRLDIGYDSLQAYLDHLQLGKQGFSFIINQKHEFVYHPKKAVYSSSQEMQAMQPYIAVKDGYAKGGQNFIYQVPIPDSDWTLIGVASLEGLQMLQSQLLYSFIGLGLLALIMCLIGIGFVLRLWIKPLRDLQTIILRIGAGEAHVRAVAKGSPELVDLAQAFNAMLDQIDNLMQQVKEEEQNARRYELRALSAQINPHFLYNTLDTIVWMAEFNDSRRVVDITKSLAQYFRLALNQGQEQILLRDEIDHVRQYLFIQKQRYGEKLNYEILEDERLGDYQIPKLVLQPLVENAIYHGIKEIDRPGLIRVTTEVSGDYACVSIFDNGRGFDRSESTVQTLLRLGGVGLKNVDQRLHLQFGEAYHMEIDSKANSYTKITLYLPLSSSDEHV, encoded by the coding sequence ATGAAACGATATCCCTTGCTGATTCAGCTGGTCCTCTACTTTTTTCTCTTCATTCTCTTACTTTTTGGTCTTATCGGTAGCCTTTACTATCAAACGAGTTCAGGGACAATCCGCCAGCAAACAGAGCGGACGACAAGAAATAGTATCGATCAAAGCAGTCAGTTCATCACCTCCTATCTAAAAAAATTAAAGCAGACCACCACGGTTCTTAGCAAAGAGCAGGCTGTTCGCCAATTTGCACAAGACAAGAGTGAGAATCAAGAAACGGTTCAACACCTGATGCGAACGATGATTGAAACGGATCCGGACTTGGTCTCAGCGGTCTTGGTGACCAAGGATGGACGTCTGGTAGCGACAGATTCCAAAATCAGCATGCAGACTTCTTCAGATATGATGAATGAAAGCTGGTATCAAGAGGCGATTAAGGAAAGAGCCATGCCGGTCTTGACGCCAGCTCGAAAGGAATCCTTGACCTCGGAAAAAGAAAAATGGGTGGTTTCTATTACCCAAGAAGTGGTCGATCAGACTGGCCAAAATCTCGGAGTAGTACGCTTGGATATTGGCTACGATAGCCTTCAGGCTTATTTGGATCACCTTCAACTGGGGAAACAAGGCTTTAGTTTTATCATTAATCAAAAGCATGAGTTTGTCTACCATCCTAAAAAGGCGGTCTATTCCTCCAGCCAAGAAATGCAGGCCATGCAGCCCTATATTGCTGTGAAAGATGGTTATGCAAAAGGAGGGCAGAATTTTATCTATCAGGTTCCAATTCCAGATAGCGATTGGACCTTGATTGGAGTGGCTTCACTTGAAGGACTTCAGATGCTTCAGTCACAACTCCTGTACTCTTTCATTGGTCTTGGATTACTAGCTTTGATCATGTGTTTAATAGGGATTGGTTTTGTTCTTCGTTTGTGGATCAAACCCTTACGAGACCTTCAGACTATCATTTTGAGGATTGGAGCAGGAGAAGCTCACGTGAGGGCTGTAGCCAAAGGATCTCCAGAATTAGTGGACCTCGCTCAAGCTTTTAATGCTATGTTGGACCAAATCGATAACCTCATGCAACAGGTTAAGGAAGAGGAGCAAAACGCGCGGCGGTACGAGTTGCGGGCACTTTCGGCTCAGATAAATCCGCATTTCCTCTACAATACCTTGGATACGATTGTCTGGATGGCAGAGTTTAATGATAGTCGGCGCGTGGTCGACATCACCAAGTCTCTGGCTCAATATTTTCGACTGGCTCTCAACCAAGGCCAGGAGCAAATCCTACTGAGAGATGAAATCGACCATGTCCGGCAGTATCTTTTCATTCAAAAGCAACGTTATGGTGAAAAGCTCAATTATGAAATTCTAGAAGATGAACGGTTGGGCGACTATCAGATCCCCAAATTAGTGCTTCAACCCTTAGTGGAAAATGCGATTTACCATGGCATTAAAGAGATCGATCGGCCAGGTCTCATTCGAGTGACAACTGAAGTCAGTGGAGACTACGCCTGCGTATCGATTTTTGACAATGGACGAGGGTTTGACCGATCAGAATCAACAGTCCAAACCCTTCTTCGTTTAGGAGGTGTTGGCTTGAAAAATGTGGACCAACGATTGCATCTTCAATTTGGCGAAGCCTATCATATGGAGATTGATTCTAAGGCCAATAGCTATACGAAAATCACTCTTTATTTGCCACTTTCATCATCTGATGAACATGTATAG
- the ccdA2 gene encoding thiol-disulfide oxidoreductase-associated membrane protein CcdA2, whose product MIQTSLFSISVFLAGVLSFFSPCILPLMPVYVGILLDSERVKTVRIFGRDISWYGLVKTLCFIAGLSTVFLILGYGAGALGQVLYAPWFRYLLGGIVILLGIHQMEVINLRQLQKQKTIQLKKNRERNEFFNAFLIGVTFSFGWTPCVGPVLSSVLAIAASGGNGALQGALLMLVYTLGLALPFLVLALASSWVLQHFAKLKPHMGTLKKIGGALIILMGILLMLGNLNSLASLFH is encoded by the coding sequence ATGATTCAAACCAGTTTGTTTTCCATTTCAGTATTCTTAGCGGGAGTTCTATCCTTTTTCTCCCCATGTATTTTGCCACTGATGCCAGTCTATGTAGGGATTCTATTGGATTCTGAACGTGTGAAAACTGTTCGGATTTTTGGAAGAGATATTTCTTGGTACGGCTTGGTGAAGACTCTTTGTTTTATCGCAGGTCTATCAACTGTTTTCCTAATTCTAGGATACGGTGCAGGGGCCCTTGGCCAGGTGCTTTATGCTCCATGGTTTCGCTATCTGCTAGGAGGGATTGTGATCCTATTAGGGATTCACCAAATGGAAGTGATCAATCTGAGACAACTCCAAAAGCAAAAGACCATCCAACTCAAAAAGAATCGGGAGCGCAATGAATTCTTCAATGCTTTTCTGATAGGGGTCACCTTCAGTTTTGGTTGGACCCCTTGTGTCGGACCAGTTTTGAGTTCGGTTCTAGCCATTGCCGCTTCTGGAGGAAATGGTGCTTTACAAGGCGCTCTCCTGATGCTGGTCTATACATTAGGCTTGGCGCTCCCCTTCTTAGTCTTGGCACTGGCTTCTAGCTGGGTTCTACAACATTTTGCTAAACTCAAGCCCCACATGGGAACCTTGAAAAAAATTGGTGGTGCCCTCATCATCTTGATGGGTATCTTGCTGATGCTAGGAAATCTTAATAGCCTCGCATCCCTGTTTCACTAA
- the rlmN gene encoding 23S rRNA (adenine(2503)-C(2))-methyltransferase RlmN yields MKPSIYSLTRQDMIDWAEENGEKKFRAAQIWEWLYRKRVQSFEEMTNLSKDLIAKLNDQFVVNPLKQRIVQESADGTVKYLFELPDGMLIETVLMRQHYGLSVCVTTQVGCNIGCTFCASGLIKKQRDLNNGEIVSQIMLVQKYFDERGQDERVSHIVVMGIGEPFDNYNNVLKFIRTVNDDKGLAIGARHITVSTSGLAHKIRDFANEGVQVNLAVSLHAPNNDLRSSIMKINRAFPIEKLFAAIEYYIETTNRRVTFEYIMLNEVNDGVEQALELAELLKNIKKLSYVNLIPYNPVSEHDQYSRSPKERVMAFYDTLKKQGVNCVVRQEHGTDIDAACGQLRSNTMKRDREKAIVEHAQP; encoded by the coding sequence ATGAAACCATCCATTTATAGTTTAACACGCCAAGATATGATTGATTGGGCGGAAGAAAACGGCGAAAAGAAATTCCGTGCAGCCCAAATCTGGGAATGGCTCTATCGTAAACGTGTCCAGTCTTTCGAAGAAATGACCAACCTTTCTAAGGACTTAATTGCGAAGTTGAATGATCAGTTTGTTGTCAACCCACTCAAGCAACGCATCGTGCAAGAGTCAGCAGATGGAACGGTTAAGTATCTTTTTGAATTGCCAGACGGCATGTTGATTGAAACCGTCTTGATGCGTCAGCACTATGGTTTATCTGTCTGTGTAACAACTCAGGTAGGATGCAATATCGGTTGTACCTTCTGTGCTTCTGGTTTGATTAAAAAACAACGCGATTTGAACAATGGAGAAATCGTGTCTCAAATCATGTTGGTCCAAAAATACTTTGACGAACGTGGCCAAGATGAACGGGTCAGCCATATCGTTGTCATGGGGATCGGAGAACCATTTGACAACTATAACAATGTCTTGAAATTTATCCGGACAGTCAATGATGACAAGGGATTAGCGATTGGTGCTCGTCATATTACCGTGTCAACTTCTGGTTTGGCTCATAAAATTCGTGACTTTGCAAATGAAGGTGTGCAGGTCAATTTGGCAGTGTCTCTTCATGCTCCAAACAATGACTTGCGCTCTAGCATCATGAAGATCAACCGGGCCTTTCCAATTGAAAAATTGTTTGCGGCGATTGAATACTATATTGAGACTACGAACCGTCGGGTGACCTTTGAGTACATCATGCTCAATGAAGTCAATGATGGGGTCGAGCAAGCCTTAGAGTTGGCAGAATTGCTCAAGAATATCAAGAAATTGTCTTATGTTAACTTGATTCCTTACAATCCTGTCAGTGAGCATGACCAATACAGCCGGAGTCCAAAAGAACGGGTTATGGCCTTCTATGATACCTTGAAAAAACAAGGTGTTAACTGTGTAGTGCGTCAAGAGCACGGTACAGATATTGATGCTGCCTGTGGGCAATTGCGTTCAAATACCATGAAACGGGATCGGGAGAAAGCGATTGTTGAACATGCGCAACCTTAA
- a CDS encoding redoxin family protein: MKKLALVATGFVCAGLLGACSSQGMATSTKDMSQQTAKAGDRQPSGKKVKEFSLQGVDGKTYRLSDYKGKKVYLKFWASWCSICLSTLEDTNELAKEESGKDYVVLSVVAPTFNGEKSAADFKNWYQSLDYKDFPVLLDSKGELLKEYGIRSYPSALFINSDGTLAKSHIGYMNKEDILKTLENMQ; the protein is encoded by the coding sequence ATGAAAAAATTAGCTTTAGTAGCTACTGGGTTCGTATGTGCTGGACTTCTGGGCGCTTGTTCAAGCCAAGGAATGGCTACTTCCACCAAAGATATGAGCCAACAAACAGCCAAAGCTGGGGATAGGCAACCATCTGGAAAGAAAGTGAAGGAGTTTAGCCTGCAAGGAGTGGATGGCAAGACCTACCGCTTATCCGATTACAAAGGAAAGAAAGTTTACCTCAAATTTTGGGCTTCCTGGTGCTCTATTTGCCTGTCGACATTAGAGGATACCAATGAGTTGGCAAAAGAAGAGTCAGGTAAGGATTATGTGGTCTTATCCGTTGTAGCTCCAACCTTTAATGGCGAAAAATCAGCAGCAGATTTCAAAAATTGGTACCAGTCTTTGGATTACAAGGATTTCCCGGTCTTACTGGATAGTAAAGGGGAACTGCTAAAAGAGTATGGGATTCGTTCATATCCATCGGCGCTCTTTATCAATAGCGATGGGACTTTAGCAAAGAGTCATATTGGCTATATGAATAAAGAGGATATCCTCAAGACCCTAGAGAACATGCAGTAA
- the rsmD gene encoding 16S rRNA (guanine(966)-N(2))-methyltransferase RsmD, with product MKIVSGTYGGRPLKTLEGKTTRPTSDKVRGAMFNMIGPYFDGGRVLDLYAGSGGLSIEAVSRGMSEAVLVERDRRAQEIVAANIAMTKEKERFQLLKMEAKQALGLLTGTFDLVFLDPPYAKEEIVRDIETLCERQLLSEDIMIVCETDKHVELPEEIGQVGIWKEKIYGISKVTVYVR from the coding sequence ATGAAAATAGTATCTGGAACCTATGGGGGACGTCCCCTCAAAACACTTGAAGGAAAAACAACCAGGCCAACTTCTGATAAGGTCAGAGGGGCCATGTTCAATATGATTGGTCCTTACTTTGATGGTGGAAGAGTGCTGGATCTCTATGCAGGAAGCGGTGGGCTCTCTATCGAAGCCGTTTCTCGAGGCATGTCAGAGGCCGTTTTAGTGGAAAGAGACCGCAGAGCACAGGAGATTGTAGCAGCCAATATTGCCATGACCAAGGAAAAGGAACGGTTTCAACTGCTAAAAATGGAGGCCAAGCAGGCCTTAGGGCTTTTAACAGGCACCTTTGACTTGGTGTTCTTGGACCCTCCTTATGCCAAGGAAGAGATTGTCCGCGATATCGAAACCTTGTGCGAGCGCCAACTCTTGTCAGAGGACATCATGATTGTGTGCGAAACTGATAAACACGTAGAACTTCCTGAGGAAATCGGACAAGTGGGAATCTGGAAAGAAAAAATCTATGGAATTAGTAAGGTAACAGTATATGTCAGATAG